From one Conyzicola nivalis genomic stretch:
- a CDS encoding ABC transporter permease — protein MSTHFFPDTAVLLGRSMRHITRSVDTIITTAVTPVALLLLFVFVFGGAIDTGSESYVNYLLPGIMLIAIASGIAYTAARLFNDMQSGIFERFHSMPIARSSVLWAHVVTSLFANALSLVLIVLVALAIGFRTSASLGAWLAVLGILMLFTLALTWLAVIAGLSAKTIDGASAFSYPLIFLPFISSAFVPTETMPGPVRAFAENQPVTSIVNTIQDLFAGRPVSGDIWVALAWCVGILVVAYGFAMFVYRRKLA, from the coding sequence ATGAGCACCCACTTCTTCCCCGACACGGCCGTCTTGCTGGGCCGCTCGATGCGCCACATCACCCGCAGCGTCGACACGATCATCACCACAGCGGTCACACCGGTCGCCCTGCTGCTGCTGTTCGTCTTCGTGTTCGGGGGAGCGATCGACACCGGCAGCGAGAGCTACGTGAACTACCTGCTGCCCGGCATCATGCTGATCGCGATCGCCTCGGGGATCGCGTACACCGCCGCCCGCCTGTTCAACGACATGCAGAGCGGCATCTTCGAGCGGTTCCACTCGATGCCGATCGCCCGGTCGTCGGTGCTGTGGGCGCACGTCGTGACGTCGCTGTTCGCGAACGCCCTCTCGCTCGTGCTCATCGTGCTGGTGGCCTTGGCGATCGGGTTCCGCACCTCGGCAAGCCTCGGAGCGTGGCTCGCGGTGCTGGGCATCCTGATGCTGTTCACGCTGGCGCTCACCTGGCTCGCGGTGATCGCCGGGCTCTCGGCGAAGACGATCGACGGCGCGAGTGCCTTCTCGTACCCGCTGATCTTCCTGCCGTTCATCAGCTCGGCGTTCGTCCCCACCGAGACCATGCCGGGGCCGGTGCGGGCCTTCGCCGAGAACCAGCCGGTGACCTCGATCGTGAACACCATCCAGGACCTGTTCGCCGGGCGCCCGGTGAGCGGGGACATCTGGGTGGCCCTCGCCTGGTGCGTCGGGATCCTCGTCGTCGCCTACGGGTTCGCGATGTTCGTCTACCGGCGCAAGCTCGCTTGA
- a CDS encoding SDR family oxidoreductase, with protein MSQPAQQQDAPGTTEAMTPVPDHGEESYRGSGKLTGKATIITGADSGIGRAVAIAFAREGADVLISYLEEDDDAEATRLLVEEAGRTAVLVRGDISDPAHCRKIVATAVEKFGRLDVLVHNAAFQRTHAELDEIGDDEWDYTLATNLSAYFHLAKAASAHMTSGSSIIATSSIQADSPSPELLPYAATKAAITNMTASLSQLLGPKGIRANVVAPGPIWTPLIPSTMLPEKVESFGDDTPLGRAGQPAEVAPAFVLLASDEASYMSGAVIAVTGGKPLL; from the coding sequence ATGTCGCAACCAGCCCAGCAGCAGGACGCCCCCGGCACCACAGAGGCGATGACGCCCGTGCCCGATCACGGCGAAGAGTCGTACCGGGGTTCGGGCAAGCTCACCGGCAAGGCCACGATCATCACCGGCGCGGACAGCGGCATCGGCCGGGCGGTGGCGATCGCGTTCGCCCGGGAGGGCGCGGACGTGCTGATCAGCTACCTCGAGGAGGACGATGACGCCGAGGCCACGCGCCTCCTCGTGGAGGAGGCCGGCCGCACCGCGGTCCTCGTGCGCGGCGACATTTCCGACCCCGCCCACTGCCGCAAGATCGTTGCGACGGCGGTCGAGAAATTCGGCCGCCTCGACGTGCTCGTGCACAACGCGGCGTTTCAGCGCACGCACGCCGAACTCGACGAGATCGGCGACGACGAGTGGGACTACACCCTCGCCACGAACCTCAGCGCCTACTTCCACCTGGCGAAGGCGGCGAGCGCTCACATGACGAGCGGCTCGTCGATCATCGCCACATCGTCGATCCAGGCCGACAGCCCGTCGCCCGAGCTGCTGCCGTACGCGGCGACGAAGGCGGCGATCACGAACATGACCGCGTCACTCTCGCAGTTGCTCGGGCCGAAGGGCATCCGCGCCAACGTCGTGGCGCCCGGACCGATCTGGACGCCGCTCATCCCGTCGACGATGCTGCCCGAGAAGGTGGAGAGTTTCGGCGACGACACCCCGCTCGGCCGTGCCGGGCAGCCGGCCGAGGTCGCTCCGGCCTTCGTGCTGCTCGCCTCCGACGAGGCCAGCTACATGTCCGGTGCGGTCATCGCCGTGACGGGCGGCAAGCCGCTTCTCTAA
- a CDS encoding DUF7882 family protein, which produces MGTFYYGDARYPIKLDDRTLAHLKIVILTKLRRNECFAFSWAKKSIDGSGHGTVWIHPALAFHFEFLGSKEIPINLAWLESMSECANRALGLSIGDEPRPPAAEGDVDAAPRKADPRADKEPIPELLPQDAVFA; this is translated from the coding sequence ATGGGCACGTTTTACTATGGTGACGCTCGGTATCCGATCAAGCTCGACGACCGCACGCTCGCACATCTGAAGATCGTCATCCTCACCAAGCTCAGACGAAACGAGTGCTTCGCATTCTCGTGGGCGAAGAAATCGATCGACGGCAGCGGGCACGGGACCGTCTGGATCCACCCCGCTCTCGCTTTCCACTTCGAGTTCCTGGGAAGCAAAGAGATCCCGATCAACCTGGCCTGGCTCGAATCCATGAGCGAATGCGCGAACCGTGCCCTGGGTCTGTCGATCGGGGACGAGCCGCGGCCGCCGGCCGCGGAGGGTGACGTGGACGCGGCCCCGCGGAAGGCTGATCCGAGAGCGGACAAGGAGCCCATCCCGGAGCTTCTGCCACAGGATGCCGTCTTCGCCTGA
- a CDS encoding universal stress protein — MSEKLMVGVDNRGISESVLGWLRERGRAPEADLAVEIVTVAELGWIPVNTAEVEYRKAYEHALWQAGETLVAALPGVPIETTMLWGSPSEELVEVSERADLLVLGSDKTGVVVGFVSGTLPLRVVTHSACPVVVVPAGWRASGQGVVAGVALEPSDFAVTEFAAREAARSRVELQLVHALPIPQALLTSDLIAPVTRDDVREAADTALKLSVDELLVRYPQLSISAHTADTRAALALTVEAKSADLVVVGTHGRGFLRRLVLGSVSHDLLLNTPCPVAVVHNRESHR; from the coding sequence GTGTCCGAGAAACTGATGGTCGGCGTTGACAATCGGGGGATCAGCGAGTCGGTTCTCGGCTGGTTGAGGGAACGGGGACGCGCGCCGGAGGCCGACCTCGCGGTCGAGATCGTCACGGTGGCCGAGCTCGGCTGGATACCGGTGAACACCGCGGAGGTCGAGTACCGCAAGGCCTACGAACACGCGCTCTGGCAGGCGGGGGAGACGCTCGTCGCCGCGCTCCCCGGGGTGCCGATCGAGACCACGATGCTGTGGGGATCGCCGTCGGAGGAGCTCGTCGAGGTATCGGAGCGCGCGGATCTGCTGGTCTTGGGGAGCGACAAGACCGGTGTCGTCGTCGGATTCGTCTCGGGCACGTTGCCCCTGCGCGTCGTCACCCACAGCGCCTGCCCGGTCGTCGTCGTACCCGCGGGTTGGAGAGCGAGCGGTCAGGGCGTGGTCGCGGGTGTGGCGCTCGAGCCCTCCGACTTCGCGGTGACGGAGTTCGCCGCACGGGAGGCCGCGCGTTCGCGGGTCGAGCTGCAGCTGGTGCACGCGCTGCCGATCCCGCAGGCCCTGCTCACCTCCGACCTCATCGCTCCCGTCACACGCGACGACGTGCGGGAAGCCGCCGACACGGCGCTGAAACTGTCGGTCGACGAGCTGCTCGTGCGCTACCCGCAGCTGTCGATTTCGGCGCACACCGCCGACACCCGGGCGGCGCTGGCGCTCACGGTCGAGGCCAAGAGCGCGGACCTCGTCGTCGTCGGAACCCATGGTCGCGGATTCCTGCGCCGGCTCGTGCTCGGCTCGGTCAGCCACGACCTGCTGCTGAACACGCCCTGCCCGGTGGCGGTGGTGCACAACCGAGAGTCGCACCGTTAG
- a CDS encoding DUF4097 family beta strand repeat-containing protein: MPIFTTPSPIDLAVNLPVGLLEIVASDRGDTVVTVSPTSPTKAADRRGAEETTVDFDGNRVTVTGPKPRFAIIGPSESVDVKVELPTGSRLTAEVSLGGLSTVGTLGATRIKSSMGPVDLDAVGDLWLRASHGNVTVGAADGDIEITADHGQIRVGSITGDSNLKASHGSIQVGESGGELEAKLSYGDLEITRALASVTAKTAYGAIKLHEVSGGSIQVESGHGQATIGIRPGVPAWLDLSSKDGRVRNQLDGDRAPDESEPAVAVRARTQFGDITIQRAR, translated from the coding sequence ATGCCCATTTTCACCACCCCCAGCCCGATCGACCTCGCCGTCAACCTGCCGGTCGGTCTCCTCGAGATCGTTGCCAGCGACCGCGGCGACACCGTAGTGACCGTGTCGCCCACCAGCCCGACGAAGGCCGCCGACCGGCGCGGCGCCGAAGAGACCACGGTCGACTTCGACGGCAACCGGGTCACCGTCACGGGGCCAAAGCCCCGCTTCGCCATCATCGGCCCGTCCGAGTCCGTCGACGTCAAGGTCGAGCTGCCCACGGGCTCCCGGCTCACCGCGGAGGTATCGCTCGGCGGCCTGAGCACCGTCGGTACCCTCGGCGCCACCCGGATCAAGAGTTCGATGGGCCCGGTCGATCTCGACGCCGTCGGCGACCTGTGGCTGCGCGCCTCGCACGGCAACGTGACCGTCGGTGCCGCCGACGGCGACATCGAGATCACCGCCGACCACGGCCAGATCCGGGTCGGCTCGATCACCGGCGACTCGAACCTGAAGGCGTCGCACGGCAGCATCCAGGTCGGAGAGTCCGGCGGCGAACTGGAGGCGAAGCTCTCCTACGGAGACCTCGAGATCACGAGGGCGCTCGCCTCCGTGACCGCGAAGACCGCGTACGGCGCCATCAAGCTGCACGAAGTGTCGGGCGGTTCCATCCAGGTGGAGAGCGGCCACGGCCAGGCGACCATCGGCATTCGGCCCGGCGTCCCGGCCTGGCTCGACCTGTCGTCCAAAGACGGTCGAGTTCGCAACCAGCTCGACGGCGACCGCGCCCCCGACGAGTCGGAGCCCGCCGTCGCGGTGCGGGCGCGTACCCAGTTCGGCGATATCACCATCCAACGGGCCCGGTAG
- a CDS encoding ABC transporter ATP-binding protein has protein sequence MTTERDREPAIRVQNLQKSFKELHVLRGVDFDVAPGSIFALLGSNGAGKTTIVRILSTLLRADAGTATVNGFDVAADALNVRESISLTGQFAAVDEILSGRENLVLVAKLRHLKNPGEVADELLTRFTLTDAASRKVSTYSGGMRRRLDIAMSLIGQPKVIFLDEPTTGLDPEARLEVWQVVKELAGRGTTVLLTTQYLDEAEQLADRIAILHEGRIIANGTLAELKQLLPPAKVEYVEKQPSLEDIFLALVGTGAKAETRKDKS, from the coding sequence ATGACAACCGAACGCGATCGCGAACCGGCGATCCGAGTGCAGAACCTTCAGAAGTCCTTCAAGGAGTTGCACGTGCTTCGCGGCGTCGACTTCGACGTGGCGCCCGGCAGCATCTTTGCCCTGCTCGGCTCGAACGGGGCCGGCAAAACCACGATCGTGCGCATCCTGTCGACGCTGCTCCGGGCGGACGCCGGAACGGCGACGGTCAACGGGTTCGACGTCGCCGCCGACGCGCTCAACGTGCGCGAGTCCATCAGTCTGACCGGCCAGTTCGCGGCGGTCGACGAGATCCTCTCCGGTCGGGAGAACCTGGTTCTGGTCGCGAAACTGCGGCATCTGAAGAACCCGGGCGAGGTGGCGGACGAGTTGCTGACGCGCTTCACCCTGACGGATGCCGCCTCCCGGAAGGTGTCGACGTATTCGGGCGGCATGCGCCGCCGCCTCGACATCGCGATGAGCCTCATCGGCCAGCCGAAGGTGATCTTCCTCGACGAGCCGACGACCGGCCTCGACCCCGAAGCGCGGCTCGAGGTCTGGCAGGTCGTCAAGGAGCTCGCCGGCCGGGGCACCACCGTCCTCCTCACCACCCAGTACCTCGACGAGGCCGAACAGCTCGCCGACCGCATCGCCATCCTCCACGAGGGCCGCATCATCGCCAACGGCACCCTCGCCGAACTGAAGCAACTCCTGCCACCCGCAAAGGTCGAGTACGTCGAGAAGCAGCCGAGCCTGGAGGACATCTTCCTCGCTTTGGTCGGTACCGGCGCCAAGGCCGAAACCAGAAAGGACAAGTCATGA
- a CDS encoding universal stress protein produces the protein MGETRDRLAGNDTALLPRDATLELHLTLRERQLLRLISTGMTNREMADELGLAEKTVKNYVSGLFCKLGVARRAQAAVVGVRLERSAPRATSGADGMGPSALPGERATVHAVDMQTHSHPPDPDLANTIVVGHDGSHGGESAFELALRLAERLGATLLVVRAWTIDTAPHGTLVSGGYVASFDEASAKVARILERDVADLVTAHPGVTFRFKAKFGQPAAVLIAASPGALMLVVGSRGHGGFSSLLLGSVSEQCTRHAHCPVLVVRPRDPKAGGEP, from the coding sequence GTGGGAGAGACACGGGATCGCCTGGCCGGTAACGACACCGCGCTGCTCCCCCGCGACGCCACCCTCGAACTCCACCTCACGCTGCGGGAGCGCCAGCTGCTGAGGCTCATCTCGACCGGAATGACGAACCGGGAGATGGCCGACGAGCTCGGTCTCGCGGAGAAGACCGTGAAGAACTACGTGTCCGGGTTGTTCTGCAAGCTCGGCGTCGCCCGCCGCGCGCAGGCCGCCGTCGTGGGGGTCCGGCTTGAACGGTCTGCGCCGCGCGCCACCAGCGGCGCCGACGGCATGGGACCTTCGGCCCTGCCCGGAGAACGCGCGACGGTGCACGCTGTGGACATGCAGACGCACTCACACCCTCCAGACCCCGACCTCGCAAACACGATCGTCGTCGGTCATGACGGATCGCACGGCGGAGAGTCGGCGTTCGAACTCGCGCTGCGGCTGGCCGAACGGCTGGGTGCGACACTGCTCGTCGTGCGGGCCTGGACCATCGACACGGCCCCGCACGGCACGCTCGTGTCCGGCGGCTACGTCGCGTCGTTCGACGAGGCCTCGGCCAAAGTGGCGCGCATCCTCGAACGCGACGTGGCCGACCTCGTGACCGCACACCCAGGCGTCACGTTCCGGTTCAAGGCCAAGTTCGGACAGCCCGCCGCCGTGCTCATCGCCGCCTCGCCCGGCGCGCTGATGCTGGTCGTCGGATCCCGCGGGCACGGCGGGTTCTCCAGCCTGCTGCTCGGTTCGGTGAGCGAGCAGTGCACCCGCCACGCCCACTGTCCGGTGCTCGTGGTCAGACCCCGGGACCCCAAGGCCGGTGGCGAGCCGTAG